A window of Sphingobium sp. TKS genomic DNA:
CAAACGCGCCGTCCTCGTTGCGCTTGATCATGCGCCCCATCCACCGGTCGACGGAAGGTAGAATGATGTCCTCTCGGAAGCGGACGAGCTGTTCGGGCCGCACCAGCGAATTGAGCAGGCGCCTGCGCTGGCGATGAACGTCGCCATTGCTCATGGCGAGATTGCCTTGCTGGAATTCGCGCACGTTAATCGCGGCCAAGGCGTTCGGACACACGTAATTGTCCGCTGATACATCGGCATTTTCTTCGACTGCCTTGGAGCGAAGAACCTGCTGCATGGTATCAAGCGTGTCGATCTTGACACGCGAGACCGGGCACTGAGACTTGGCTGCCTGTGGCACGGTGTCCATGTTCATACTCTCCCATTGCGGAAGTGCGCGGCCGCTTGCCGACGCATCCACCGCTTGAAACTTGCATCATCGAAATTAAGGTGAGTGAGCCGCCGTGTATGTCACCGATGCTGGGGACCAACGACGCCGCACGTCGCCATGCTGCTATAGCGCCGACCAGCCGCCATCGACGGGAAGGCAGACCCCTGTCACAAACTCCGCCTGATCGGAGCTGAGGAACATGACGGCCTGGGCGATCTCACGAGGTTTGCCTAGCCGCTTCATGGGATGCATGTCCGCGATAGCCTGCCGGGCGGCATCCTCCTGCTCCCGCTCCAGACCGGACAGGCTCTGCGCCATCATGCCGGTCGGAATCCCGCCGGGCGCTACCGCATTGATGCGGATGCGGGCGGTCGCATATTCAATGGCGGCGTTTTTCGTCAGTCCAACGAGCGCCGCCTTGCTTGCCGCATAGGCGGTCTGCATCGGCATGCTGTGATGGCTCAGGAAGGATGCCGTGTTGACTATGGATCCCCCGCCCTGCGTCTGCATGACCTTGATTTCGGCGCGCATGCAGAGCCAGACACCGGTGACGTTGATCCGCATCACGCGGTCCCACTCATCCAGGGTTAGGTCCGCCGCGAGCGTCGAGGATTGGGTTATGCCGGCGTTGTTGAAGGCGCAATCGACTCGCCCAGTAACGGCCTTCGCCCGATCTATCGCGGTTGCAACCGAATCTTCGTCTGCGACATCTGCCGTTATGGGCTCGAACCGAGCCCCGATGGCGCGGAGTTTTTCAGCCGTTTCATCCAAGCCGTCCGAGGAGCGATCAATGCCGACCACGACCGCGCCGGCCTCCGCGAAAGCCAGAGCGCTTTCCTGGCCGATGCCGCTTGCAGCACCGGTAATGAGCACTGTCTTGCCGTCGAAACGCGCTGCCATCTTATCTCTCTCCATATTTCTTATTTTGTCGGGGAGTCCGAAGCGTTAGCGGACCCGCACCAGTACGCTCGCATAATTGGCGACTGCCGCCCCGCCCATGTTGAACACACCGGCCAGTTCGGCCCCGGTAACCTGCATCCCTTCGGGTGCTTCGCCGCATAGCTGCATGGCGCAAAGCGCGTGCATCGACACGCCGGTTGCCCCGATCGGATGCCCCTTGGCCTTCAAACCGCCAGAGGCGTTGACGGGAAGGCGCCCGCCGATCTCCGTCCAGCCTTCCAGCACGGCTCGCGCGCCCTCACCGCTGGGAACGAGGCCCATGGCTTCATATTCGATCAGCTCGGCGATCGTGAAACAGTCATGTGTCTCGACAAGCGACAGATCGTCGAGAGTGATGCCCGCCTCCGCTAATGCCCTCTGCCAAGCCTTGGTGCAGCCTTCGAACTGGGTGATGTCGCGCCGCGACATAGGCAGGAAATCCTGAACATGCCCTCTCCCGCGGAAATGGACGGCGCGCGCGGCGCCAGCGGCTATGTCTGGCGCCGCCAACACGACCGCGGCCGCGCCGTCGGACACCAAGGAGCAATCGGTCCGCTTCAACGGACCTGCGACGAAAGGATTGTGCTCACTTTCAGCCCGGCAGAATTCATATCCAAGATCCTTGCGCATCTGGGCCCAGGGATTGCTTACACCATTCCGATGATTTTTGGCGGCAATCCGCGCCAGCGCGTCGGTCTGGTCACCATATTTCTGAAAATAGGATTGCGCTATCTTACCGAATATACCTGCGAACCCGCCCTCAGTTTCACCTTCTTCTGCGAGATAGGAGGCGCGAAGCAGGTTTTCGGCGATCTGCGGCGAGGTAGAATCAGTCATCTTCTCGACGCCGACCACAAGAACGATCTCCGCCCGGCCTGCTTCGATGGCGTTAACGCCTTGGAAAACTGCGGCCGACCCAGAAGCGCAGGCATTTTCCGTTCGCAATGCGGGCTTGAAACGCAGCAGAGGACTGGCTTGCAGCACCAATGCCGACGTCAGATTCTGTTTTGAAAAGCCCGCGTTGAAGTGTCCCAGGACGATGGAATCGACATCTTCCGGCCCAATACCGGCATGGGCGATGGCTTCATTTGCCGCTGCAACGACCAATGTCTCCACGGTTTCGTCGGGTTTCTTTCCAAAAGGCGTATGCCCCCAACCAATGATCGAAGCGGTCACGTTCGTACTCCACGACAAAGATGTAAGTTTCCAAAGCAATTTAGCCCAGTTTAGCGCCCTAAGATCTCCCGCTCCGCAAGCCAGTCCTGCGTGAGTGAAGTCGCGCGTTCGAGATGTTGAGGTTGTCCCACATAGTAGTGAGTCGCCCCTTCGATCACGATGTGCTGCTTGTCCGTAGACGTAGCCGCCTCATAAACGGACCGACAGTGATACTGAGGGACCGCATCGTCGGCCGTGTTTTCTATGAAGAGGAGCGGCGCAGAAATCCGCGCGGCGTTCGCAACTCCTTCTGCGTTGGTATCATCGATCGACCATTGCGAGAGCCAGGCGCGCAGAGTGGAAAAACGCGCGAGCCCAACCGGACCGCTGTTCACAGTTTCTGGCACCCCCAGATAGCATCGGCCGATCGGCCGGTCATTGGGATCGAGGGTCGCATCCAGAAAGCGAGGATCGGCAAGTGTCCGGTGCGTGACAAACCCCCGCTCCTTTTCCGCTCCACCTGCGGTCCTTAAGCGTTCAAGCGTGCTCTTCACCCACTCGGTGATCCGGCGAACCCGCGCCAATTGTGCCGCACGATATCGGGCGATGAACTCGGCCGAATAAGGAGGCTCGAGCTTTCCCGCATAGATATCGAGTGCAGGGTCGCGCACATCTGGATCGCGCTCATCGATTACCGAAGGGTCGATGATATCGAGCAGAAGTTTGGCCCGCGAACTATGCGCCGCCTGGAACACCACCGCATCAGCGGGAATCAGGCCGGCTTTCGTAAGGTCCAGAGGATCGCCTGCCGGCGTGTGGGTGATAGTCGGTGATTCTGCCTGCGATTGGTAGAAGAGGGACAGCGATCCGCCACCGCTCCAGCCTACAAGGACGATGCGCTTGTATCCCCATACCGATTTGGCGTGCCGGATATACGCCCCGAGATCGAGGAGGACATTCTCCAATATGCAGGCGGTGTCGTTCCGCGCGTATCGGCTGCCAGCGCACAGGACATGGGCTCCCCGACGTGCAGCTTCCCTGGGTACTGGAAGGAGCTGCAGCGTTGAAGCCGGATGCATGTAGATCTGCAACGTTTCGCATGGAATGCCGGCGGGTCGGATGAGGATTCCCTCGAGGTTCACAGCACCTTGATTGCCTGCGAAACCATAGGTTTCGGTGAAACTTTGCGTCTCATCGTAGTGGATGTGGACCCATTCAAAGGTGATTTCGTGCGCATGCGGCATGCAAGAACCGTGCCTTCCTGCTTCAAAAGCCTTTCGGCCTTGTGAATCTGTGTATCGATGCCTAGGATGTAGCAGGAAGCCAGGCGTGCTCGTGTCCCTACTGCGCGGGACCAAAAAGCAAAAAATCGGCATGGCTCAACGGAGAGACTATGCCTTTTTGGACCGCCTTACCGGAATTAGCGCTTCACAAGCTTGCCGCGAATTTTCCCGCCTTGATAATGTCCATCGGACAGAAACAGTTTGGCGTAAAGCTGCTGACGCTCCTCAATGATACCTGCGGGGCCGAGCACGCCACGGTTTTTCACCTGACCGCCGACAATTTGATCGAAGTGACGGCGGCCAGCATGGACGGTTCCGACACCGCCCATCGGCAGGTCGGCGTTTATCTCAAGGAAGGCCTGTGGCGCCGAGATCCTACCCTTACGGAAGCCAAGCTCCGCCTCTCGTCCGAAGATGAGGCGTTCGTCCGTACTGATATCGCCCATCTTGGCGACGACGTTCTACGCGACATCGTCTACGGCCAGCCGGATATCGGCGATCGCCTGCTCATCTGTTCCCGCTGGGGCGATGACATCGTTGGGCTAAGCGTACTGCGCTCCTCCGATGCAGGCCCATTCACTAGTTCCGATATCAACGGGGTGCAGTCGATCGCAGGAACAATTTTCGCTCTCCTCGCCAAGCATATCAGTATCACTTGGGACGGACCCAACATATCGGTCGCCCTCACGTCCCTTCACGAAATCGAAACTTGCATCTCTGCATGCGCCTCATCGCTCCCGAGGCGCGAGGCGGAAGTCTGCAGCCGTATCATCTACGGCATGTCCACTGTCGGCATCTCGCTCGAGCTCAACATCAGCGAGGAAACCGTGATGACGTACCGGAAGCGGACCTATCAGAGATTGGGTATCGCAACCCAGCGGGAACTGTTGCTCTGGTACCTGGATCTATGGAGCCACTGGCAGGATCGCGCCACCCGCGAACCCGCTCCGCTGTCGTGGAAGCCAGAGGAGATAGCGTCCACTTCATAGCATAATGCCGGCCCCCTTGGTCCGGGGCCGGCAGATAACTTAGCATGTACTTGAAGCATCAGTTAGACGGTAATCTTCAAGGCTTTCGGCGTCGCGCGGCGATCAGCTCGGTCATCGCTTGACTGACATCCCGTCCGGCTGCAATGGCGAGCTTTTTGCCTTCGTTCCACATAGTCAGGTCGGCCTGTCCCTTGGCGGAGTGGCGATTCCAATCTGGATCGGTCGGATAGGTGATTTCGAGACGAAGGCCGTTGGGATCCCGGAAATAGATACTGTAGATCAAGCCCCCGTGATCGGTCGGCCCCACGACCTCAATGCCCTTGCTCGTAAGCCATCGGTGCCACTGATCGACTTCCTCGCGCGTCTCCGCTTGCAATGCGATATGATCGAATATGTCATAGGCAGGATGAGACACAGGGGGACGTGCCGGTAATCCAGGAGCCTCGAAGAAGGCGATCGTGGACCCATCTTTCATCCGAAAGAAGATATGAAAATAGGGAAACGGATCGCCAGTCGAAGGGATTGTGTCGTCGATGACCGTACTTGCCAATTCCATGCCCATGATGTTCATGTAGAAATCGGCAGTCGCTTCGACATCATGCGTCACCCAAGCTGCATGACTAAGCATGTGCGGAGTGAGCCGTGCCGAAGGATCGGCAACCGCCGTCTCGGCGGACATAACCATGGAAATTCCTCTCTGGTTGGGAACAGGTTGCTGATAATGAAAAGCTCCGCAGGCCGCTGTCCCCAAGTCGCGGGACCGATCCGCTACTCGCGGGCGACGGATATTGCTGGCATCTCGCCGATGCTCACATTTTGTCGCCTCCATGCATCAATCTGCTCCTGGCGTCTCAATGTCTCGCCAATCTCGTCAACCCCTTCCAAGAGCGCAGCCTTGCGGCCAGCGTCGATGTCGAACGCTGAAACATAGGCGCCATCGGCTTCTATACATTGCCGGACAAGGTCGATCTTCATGCGGGCGGTGGCAGGGATTTCGGCGAGGCGCTGAAAGCGTTCGTGTTCCTGTAACTCGAGGATGATCGGCAGGATCCCGTTCTTGAAGCAATTATTGTAAAAGATGTCCGCGAAGCTTTTCGCGATAATTACGCTGATCCCAAAGTCGATCAGCGCCCATGGCGCATGCTCCCGACTTGAGCCACAGCCGAAATTATGCCCGGCGATCAGGATGCCCGCATTCCGCCAGGGGTCGCGATTGAGGATGAACCCCAGATTTTCGGACCCATCTTCGCGGTAGCGCATGCGTGCGAACAGGGCGGCGCCCAGCCCCGCGCGGCTGACCGTCTTGAGAAATTCGCCCGGCAAGATCTTGTCAGTGTCGACATTGTCCTGTGGCAGAGAGGCCGCGATTGCGTCAAGTTCCGTGAATTTCCGCATCAAAAATAGGTCCTGACATCGGTGATCGACCCCGCCACTGCCGCTGCCGCTGCCATGGCCGGCGACATGAGGTGCGTTCGACCGCCAGGCCCTTGCCGCCCCTCAAAATTGCGATTGGAGGTGGAAGCGCAGCGTTGCCCAGGCGACAAGCGATCGGGATTCATCCCCAAGCACATCGAACATCCAGCATCCCGCCACTCAAATCCCGCATCCCGGAATATATCGGCAAGCCCTTCCTCTTCAGCCTGACGCTTGACGCTGCCGGAACCCGGCACGACCAGCGCGCGCACGCCTTTAGCCACGTGACGCCCAGCCGCGATCGCCGCAGCGCTGCGCAGATCCTCGATCCTCCCATTTGTGCAGCTGCCGATAAAGACGACATCGATCGGCACGCCCATGATCGCCTGCCGCGGCCGCAACCCCATATAATCGAGCATGGTACGCGCCTGATCCTGCTTCCCAAGCTCCAGCGATTCGATCGAGGGTATCGCCTCATCGATGCGGATTACGGCTTCCGGGCTGGTGCCCCATGTCACCATAGGTGCAACCTCCCTGGCATCCACGAGCAGCTCCTTGTCGAACGTGGCGCCGGGGTCGGACCGCAACTCCAGCCAGCGATCCGTCGCTTCTTGAAAGGCTGCCCCAGCCGGAACGCTGGGCCTGCCCTCCAGCCATGCAAAGGTCTTGCTGTCGGGCGCGATAAGGCCAGCGCGGGCGCCTGCTTCAATCGACATGTTGCACACGGTCATCCGCCCGGCCATGTCTAGGTCAGTAATCGCCTGCCCGACATATTCGATCACATGGCCGGTTCCGCCAGCGGTCCCAAGCTTGCCGATAATATAAAGGACGAGATCCTTCGCCGTAGTGCCGATGGGTAGGGCATGCTCGACCTGCACGCGCAGGGTGCGTGCCCACTTTTGCCGCAAGGTCTGGGTAGCAAGGACGTGCTCCACCTCCGACGTGCCGATGCCGAAGGCCAAGGCGCCGAAGGCGCCATGGGTGGAGGTATGACTGTCCCCGCAGACGATCGTCATGCCGGGAAGCGTCAGGCCTAGTTCGGGGCCGATGACGTGAACGATGCCTTGCGCCTCGCTGCGCAGCGGAACGTACGGCACGCCGAACTCCGCGACGTTCCGTTCGAGCGTCTCTACCTGAAGTCTGCTGTCGGGATCCGAGATCGGCCTGTCGCGATTTTCGGTGGGCACATTATGATCCGCAACCGCTATCGTCAGTTGCGGATACGGAAGCTGCCTACCCGCTGTGCGAAGTCCCTCGAAAGCCTGCGGGCTGGTGACCTCATTGATCAGATGGCGATCGATCTGGAGCAGCCACGATCCATCATCAAGCTCCAGGATCGCATGCGCTTCCCAGATTTTCTCGAAGAGAGTGCGGGGCTTGCCGGTCACGCCATTTCCTCCCGGCGTGTCTGTGCATTCAGCGCGTCACGAACCCGCCCGCCGACACAAGCGCCAGGGAGGGTCGCGGCTTTGTCCGCCGCCTCCAGCAAGCGCGACAGATCGATGCCTGTAGCCACCCCCATCTTTGCGAACGTCCAGATGAGATCTTCGGTCGCAACGTTGCCTGTCGCACCCGGAGCGAAGGGACAGCCGCCTAGCCCCCCAAAGGATGAGTCGATCACCCACACGCCCGCGTTGAACGCCGCCAGCGCGTTGGCCACACCAAGGCCATAGGTATCATGGCCGTGAAAGGCCCAGTGACGAAGCTGCGGGAAACGTTCCTTCGCGCTTCGGAAAAGGTCGCCAACCCTGTCCGGGGTCACCCGGCCAGTCGTATCGCACAGGCAGTATTCCGCCTCCGCCGACACCTTTGCCAGTGCCTCGACCAGATTGAGCGTGGCAGCCGGATCGACTGGGCCATCAAACGGGCAATCGAACGAGGTGGCAAGGTTCAGACGAATCTTGGCGTCAGGCGGGAGCAGTGCAACGATTGCCCGAAAATCTTCGACAGATTCCTGCGGCGTCCGCAACACATTACTCTGATTGTGCTTGGGCGAAACTGAAAGCACGAAGGCAAGGTGCCGTGCATCGGCGGCAAGCGCGCGCTCCGCCTGACGCTGGCTGGGAACGAGCACCTGAATATCCAGGCCCGGTTTCGTCGCGCAATGGGCAAGCAATTGCGGAGCGTCGGCCATTTGCGGGACCGCGCGAGGGCTTACGAACGCCGTCGCCTCCATGCGCCTTATGCCGGCGTCATAAAGCATGTCGATCAACAATGCCTTTAGCGCGGTGGGAATGAATTCACCGATCGGCTGAAAGCCGTCCCTAGGGCCGACCTCGACAATCGAAACTAATGATGCGCTCATTTCAAAACTCCGGCGCTTTTGAGTTCGAGAATATGTGTTTCGTCGTAACCCAGCAGATCCTTCAGGAGGGTTTCGCTATCGGCACCGATGTCCGGACCAGTATTGCGCACTTGTCCCGGGCCGTCGGGAAAATGCGGCACGATGCCCGGATGAAGGACCATCCCAAGCAGGGGATCCTCCAGTTCGCGTACCATTCCGCGCGCACGATATTGAGGGTCGCGCGCGATATCCTCGGCCGTGTAGACCTTCGAAGCCGGGATATCCGCGTCGGCGAGCATCTTCGAGAGCCTCTCGGCCGCGTGGCCACGACTCCATTCCTCGATCAGCGCGTCAAGCTCGCAAGCGTGGCGGACACGTTGCGCATTTCCCTGGAATCGCGGATCGTCGATAAGGTCGGCTCGATCCATAATGCCCAGCAATTTGGCAAAGAGGGGCTCGGAATTGGCGGCGATGAGAATCCATTGCCCATCGGCTGTCGGATAGGCGTTGGACGGCGCGGCGGTGGCGATCGCGCCACCCGTCGGCTGCTTGACCTTGCCCAATGCGCCAAATTCGGGAAGCATTCCCTCCATCAAACTGAGCACGCTTTCGGTCAGCGCGACGTCCACCATTTGAAACCTGGGGTCTGCGCCAAAACTCTCCCGGCGCCAGAGGGCGGAGACGATGCCGAAGGCGGCATATAGTCCCGCCAGCGAGTCACCGATGCTGACGCCTACACGAACCGGCGGCAGCCCATAGGTTCCGGGGGGATGGTTCGTCAGATGTCGGATACCACCGATCGCTTCGCCGATCACGCCGAAGGCGGCCTGATTGCGTCCCGGCCCACTTTGGCCATAGCCCGAAACATGCGCGACGATCAGCCCCGGCTGGCGCTCACGCAGCACCTCCGGGGCAAGTCCCATCTTGGCGAGTTGGCCGGGGCGAAAATTCTCCACGACTACGTCGCAGTGCTCGACAAGATCGAGCAGAACCTGACGACCGGCGGGGGTCTTGAGGTCGAGCGCGACACTACGCTTGTTGCGCCCGTGAACCGACCACCAAAGCGACCGCCCGTTGACCTGGGCGCCCCATTGTCGCACCGGATCCCCCTGTGGCGGCTCGATCTTGATGACCTCGGCGCCCAGATCCCCAAGCAGGCGTGTACAGAAAGGCGCGGCAACGAAATGGCCGATCTCCAGCACGCGGATGCCCGAAAGGACACCCCCTTCGCCGCCCTGCTCGTCGCTCATGCGCCCACCGCATCCTTCGCAGCGCCGCTCAACGCCTTGTAATTGCTGATCCGGTCGGGATCGATCTCAAGGGGCCGGCGATAGGATGGATCGAGGCGATCCCGGCTGGGCTGCGGAGCCGTTTCGGCGACCTTGAACTCGAATGGTTGCAGGCAATCGTAATTTGCGCCGCCTTCCGGGGTCTTCGATCCTTCGACCGTATTGATGGAAGGCGCCACCCAGTCCACGATATATTCGCGCGCGACGATACCCCATTTGCCCTTCCGCTTTTCCATGCGGTCAATGTAGCGGCCGCCAATGGCGCTGAACGGGGCTCCCGTCTTGTTCATGCCGGAATAGGACAGATATGTTTCACAATGCGCGACATCGCCGTCGATCCAGGCGAGGTGATTGCCGATCATGTGCTGAGTCGCGCTATGATTTTCTGAATGCATCTTGCGCACCCAGGACCAGAATTCGTCCGGCGATCCGACGAACATGTTGTGATCGTCGATCGCGTCTTCATGATAGGCGGACATCACCATCTCCCTGTCGAGACGATCGACGCCACGGCAGTACCGGTTCACCACGTCCAGAATTTCCTGCCGATCCATAAGATAGGTCAGCTTTTCCTGCATCTCCTCAAGCGTCATCATATGCTGCTTCTCCGGTTCCAGTCTGCTGCGCGCTCGATGCGATCGAGCAGCCGGTGAGTTTTGACGGCATCATCAAAGGTCGGAGCGATCGAAGAACCGGTGGTGAGGTCTTCATGGACCGCGCGGTAGGCATGCGCGACGGCGTCGGAATATCCCAAGGGATCGGTCGGCAGCAGCCGATATTGCGCCGGAACGGTCAGATCATCGGTCGGCCCGGTGCCTTGGCGACCGCTTATCCGCACATGGCCATATTGAAGATGACCGCTGTTGCCTTCCACGATGAGAACCCCATCTCTCCCGTTGATTTCCCAACGGAATCCACATTCTGGCGCATCGCCTCCGCGATACTGAAGCGCAACGACCGCGCCGCTGTCCAATATACCGCCGACCGCAATCTGGTCTGGAGCTGTAGCGTCAACGCTCCCGTCCGCATCGACGAGCTTCACCAACGGGTAGCGCGTCGCCAGGCTGGCATGAAGGCGCGAGAAATCGCCGAGAACCCAGGTGAACATGTCGACCATATGGCCGAACGGAATGCTCAGCATCGTCGCCCCGCTCGTATCGTCCAGCACATAGGCCATGCCGGCCATGGCGGCACCGCCCCAGGGAAATCCGCCCGCACCGATCACATTGGACGAAATCACCTCGCCAACATAACCCTTCCGGACCAGATCGCGCAGGTAGCGGATAGCCGGTGCACTCCGACCCTGCAGGCCCACAAAGGCTCTGACGCCGCGTTCCTCGGCGGAGGCCGCGATCGCGCGCCCTTCGTCCAAATCCTTGCCGAGCGGCCATTCGCAGTAGACCGCCTTGCCCCGATTTAGGGCCTGAGCGACCAGTTCCTTATGATGCGGCACCTTGACGGTGACGACCACCAGGTCGATGCCCGGCTGCGCGGCAAGTATGGCAGGATCGTCCGTGGCGAAGCCAATGTCATGAGCCTCACCCGCGGCTTGAGCACTGCCCGGCGTCGAAGCGGACAGCGCCCGGATCACAAAACGATCCGGCATGGCGCGAAGTGCCTCGAAATGGGCCGTGGCGGCCCAGCCTCCCTTGGCGCTCAATCCAATGAAGCCAACGCCTAGCGGTGCTGCGGTCCCAGGCATCTATCCGGCCACCCGCGAACCGGGCGTGAAGTTCACATGGAGGCTTTCAAGCGCATGGATCTGGAAATGCTCCATAAACCTTGGTGCTGGATGATTTTCAGATATGCGGATGTCCTTCAATCGTTCCAGCAGGCGGTTGATCGCCACCCGCATCTCCATGCGCGCAAGCTGGTTACCGACGCAGAAGTGAATGCCTCGACCGAAAGCCAGATGGTTCCGAACGCCCTTGCGGTCGATGTCGATCTTCTCGGGACATTCCCATTTCGCCTTGTCATAATTGCCCGCTAGGTAGCTGACTTGGACCACCGTTCCCTTGGGGATCTCCACACCGCACAGTTCGGTGTCCTGCGTCGTATAGCGATATTGATGCGGCACCGGGGCATGGGCGCGCAGCATCTCTTCTATCACGGCCGGAATCAGTGCGGGATCGGCGATCAGCCGCGCCTTCAACGCCGGATCGCTCAGGATCATATACATGGCGCTTGTGATGCCCGTGGTCGTGGTCTCGTTGCCTGCGACAAGGATGAGCTGCGCGATCATCAGCAGCTGGCCCATCGTCAGCTTTTCGCCGTTCACCTCCGCATGCACGAGCCGGCTCAGCATATTGTCATTGGGCGCCGCTTCATATTCGCGCGCGCGGGCCGCCAGATAATTCTGCATGTCGATCATGCGATCCGTCAGCATGAGCTCGCGCTCCGGAGGACAGTTGGGGTCGTTGCGATCCACCCAAGCCGTCGACCAGAGCTTGAACTGCTCATAATCTTCCCGGGCAACGCCAAGCTGGTCGGAAATAATGTACATCGGCAGGTGAACGGCAAATCCCGAACTCAGGTCGGTCTCACCCTGCTCGATAAATCCGTCAATCAGCTCGTCTACGAGGTTTAACGCATAGGGTTCAAGCTTCTTGACATAGCTTGGCGTGAACACTTTATCGAC
This region includes:
- a CDS encoding nuclear transport factor 2 family protein, yielding MMTLEEMQEKLTYLMDRQEILDVVNRYCRGVDRLDREMVMSAYHEDAIDDHNMFVGSPDEFWSWVRKMHSENHSATQHMIGNHLAWIDGDVAHCETYLSYSGMNKTGAPFSAIGGRYIDRMEKRKGKWGIVAREYIVDWVAPSINTVEGSKTPEGGANYDCLQPFEFKVAETAPQPSRDRLDPSYRRPLEIDPDRISNYKALSGAAKDAVGA
- a CDS encoding Gfo/Idh/MocA family protein; the encoded protein is MPGTAAPLGVGFIGLSAKGGWAATAHFEALRAMPDRFVIRALSASTPGSAQAAGEAHDIGFATDDPAILAAQPGIDLVVVTVKVPHHKELVAQALNRGKAVYCEWPLGKDLDEGRAIAASAEERGVRAFVGLQGRSAPAIRYLRDLVRKGYVGEVISSNVIGAGGFPWGGAAMAGMAYVLDDTSGATMLSIPFGHMVDMFTWVLGDFSRLHASLATRYPLVKLVDADGSVDATAPDQIAVGGILDSGAVVALQYRGGDAPECGFRWEINGRDGVLIVEGNSGHLQYGHVRISGRQGTGPTDDLTVPAQYRLLPTDPLGYSDAVAHAYRAVHEDLTTGSSIAPTFDDAVKTHRLLDRIERAADWNRRSSI
- a CDS encoding cytochrome P450, which codes for METVKDDLGSYTSGEVQRCPFPFLNRLLEEAPVYRDPGTGMYIVSRYDDINYVNSNPGIFSSKTPIMINRQTSVSEEVAKRYRERGWPEEHVLAFADPPEHGLHRALVDKVFTPSYVKKLEPYALNLVDELIDGFIEQGETDLSSGFAVHLPMYIISDQLGVAREDYEQFKLWSTAWVDRNDPNCPPERELMLTDRMIDMQNYLAARAREYEAAPNDNMLSRLVHAEVNGEKLTMGQLLMIAQLILVAGNETTTTGITSAMYMILSDPALKARLIADPALIPAVIEEMLRAHAPVPHQYRYTTQDTELCGVEIPKGTVVQVSYLAGNYDKAKWECPEKIDIDRKGVRNHLAFGRGIHFCVGNQLARMEMRVAINRLLERLKDIRISENHPAPRFMEHFQIHALESLHVNFTPGSRVAG